A single region of the Nocardioides aquaticus genome encodes:
- a CDS encoding endonuclease/exonuclease/phosphatase family protein, whose product MDGELLRVATANAASGRGAGGRPDLDGWARDAARLGVDVLGVQEVDHLLPRAGGVDQTAVVAAACAGDGPPWTSRFAAAVLGTPGPARAFRTATGAPHEAGEPAYGVALLSRHPVTAWSELRMRPSRAALPLPDPAGGLQWAPDEQRVALAGVVAAPGGPVTVVVTHLSFAPHRAAGQLRELRRWARDLPRPLLLLGDLNLPGGVPAALTGWTPLARAATFPAAAPRVQLDHVLLDAGGTGAGGTGATGEHGPTGEQGDHPGRTHVLGGSDHRALTATLRRDDARGQPR is encoded by the coding sequence GTGGACGGAGAGCTGCTGCGGGTGGCGACCGCGAACGCCGCCTCCGGCCGCGGCGCCGGGGGCCGCCCGGACCTCGACGGCTGGGCCCGCGACGCGGCCCGGCTCGGCGTCGACGTGCTCGGCGTGCAGGAGGTCGACCACCTGCTCCCGCGGGCCGGCGGCGTCGACCAGACCGCGGTCGTCGCGGCCGCGTGCGCCGGCGACGGTCCGCCGTGGACGTCCCGCTTCGCCGCCGCGGTGCTCGGCACGCCCGGCCCCGCGCGCGCCTTCCGCACCGCGACCGGCGCTCCGCACGAGGCCGGCGAGCCGGCGTACGGCGTGGCCCTGCTCTCGCGGCACCCGGTCACCGCGTGGTCGGAGCTGCGGATGCGCCCCTCCCGCGCGGCGCTGCCGCTGCCCGACCCGGCCGGGGGCCTGCAGTGGGCGCCCGACGAGCAGCGCGTCGCCCTGGCCGGCGTCGTCGCCGCACCGGGTGGGCCGGTGACGGTCGTCGTCACCCACCTCTCCTTCGCCCCGCACCGCGCCGCGGGCCAGCTGCGCGAGCTGCGCCGCTGGGCGCGCGACCTCCCGCGCCCGCTGCTCCTGCTCGGCGACCTCAACCTCCCGGGCGGGGTGCCGGCCGCGCTGACCGGCTGGACCCCCCTGGCCCGCGCCGCGACCTTCCCCGCCGCCGCGCCGCGGGTCCAGCTCGACCACGTCCTGCTCGACGCGGGCGGGACCGGCGCGGGCGGGACCGGCGCGACGGGGGAGCACGGCCCGACGGGGGAGCAGGGCGACCACCCCGGGCGCACGCACGTGCTCGGCGGCAGCGACCACCGCGCGCTGACCGCCACCCTCCGCCGAGATGACGCTCGCGGACAGCCGAGGTGA
- a CDS encoding alcohol dehydrogenase catalytic domain-containing protein, with the protein MRAVTWQGVRDVRVEDVPDPRIEQPTDAIIKITSTGVCGSDLHLYETLAPFMGQGNVLGHEPMGIVQELGSEPGDLKVGDRVVLPFQISCGSCWMCDRGLQTQCETTQVREQGTGAALYGFSKLYGEVPGGQAEYVRAPLAAANAMVVPEGPPDARFLYLSDVLPTAWQAVEYAAVPDGGTLVVMGAGPIGDMATRIALHRGLRVITVDLVPERLARVRARGAETIDLREVDDLGEAVREMTAGRGGDSVIDAVGMEAHGSPAAKAVQRLVGFLPEAVSAPMMKTAGVDRLAALHASFDVVRRGGTVSVIGVYGGAADPMPMVQMFDKQIQLRMGQANVRHWAPDILPLLTDADPLGVDDFATHVVPLEDAAHGYEIFQKKQDGACKVVLQP; encoded by the coding sequence ATGAGAGCAGTGACCTGGCAGGGAGTGCGCGACGTACGGGTGGAGGACGTGCCCGACCCGCGGATCGAGCAGCCGACCGACGCGATCATCAAGATCACGTCGACCGGGGTGTGCGGCTCGGACCTGCACCTCTACGAGACGCTGGCGCCGTTCATGGGCCAGGGCAACGTCCTGGGCCACGAGCCGATGGGGATCGTCCAGGAGCTCGGCTCCGAGCCCGGCGACCTGAAGGTCGGCGACCGGGTCGTGCTGCCGTTCCAGATCTCCTGCGGCAGCTGCTGGATGTGCGACCGCGGCCTGCAGACGCAGTGCGAGACCACCCAGGTGCGCGAGCAGGGCACCGGCGCCGCCCTCTACGGTTTCTCCAAGCTGTACGGCGAGGTGCCCGGCGGGCAGGCCGAGTACGTGCGCGCCCCGCTGGCCGCGGCGAACGCGATGGTCGTGCCCGAGGGCCCGCCCGACGCGCGGTTCCTCTACCTCTCCGACGTCCTGCCCACCGCGTGGCAGGCCGTCGAGTACGCCGCCGTGCCCGACGGCGGGACCCTGGTCGTGATGGGGGCCGGCCCGATCGGCGACATGGCCACCCGGATCGCGCTGCACCGCGGTCTGCGCGTGATCACCGTCGACCTCGTGCCCGAGCGGCTGGCCCGGGTCCGCGCCCGTGGCGCGGAGACCATCGACCTGCGCGAGGTCGACGACCTCGGTGAGGCCGTGCGCGAGATGACCGCCGGGCGCGGCGGCGACTCCGTGATCGACGCCGTCGGGATGGAGGCCCACGGCTCGCCCGCCGCCAAGGCCGTCCAGCGCCTGGTCGGCTTCCTGCCCGAGGCCGTCTCCGCGCCGATGATGAAGACCGCCGGTGTGGACCGGCTCGCGGCGTTGCACGCGTCCTTCGACGTCGTACGCCGGGGCGGGACCGTCTCGGTGATCGGCGTCTACGGCGGCGCCGCCGACCCGATGCCGATGGTGCAGATGTTCGACAAGCAGATCCAGCTGCGGATGGGCCAGGCCAACGTGCGCCACTGGGCGCCCGACATCCTGCCGCTGCTCACCGACGCCGACCCGCTGGGCGTCGACGACTTCGCCACGCACGTCGTCCCGCTGGAGGACGCGGCCCACGGCTACGAGATCTTCCAGAAGAAGCAGGACGGCGCCTGCAAGGTCGTCCTCCAGCCCTGA
- a CDS encoding heavy-metal-associated domain-containing protein — protein MTRTSEWTVTGMTCEHCVASVTEEVSEIPTVTDVSVTLDGGRVVVTSDAPLERSQVEQAVTEAGYALA, from the coding sequence ATGACCCGCACCAGCGAGTGGACCGTCACCGGCATGACCTGCGAGCACTGCGTCGCCTCGGTCACCGAGGAGGTCTCCGAGATCCCGACCGTCACCGACGTCTCCGTCACCCTCGACGGCGGCCGCGTCGTCGTCACCAGCGACGCCCCGCTCGAGCGGTCGCAGGTCGAGCAGGCCGTGACCGAGGCCGGGTACGCCCTGGCATGA
- a CDS encoding carotenoid biosynthesis protein, with protein MSTSSRAARLTDRTVPRTPPLAPRAVPWLLAAAGVLVQIAFPLTGGGTLGLTVASVALFSAAAVADAAVRFGPAVAASVLVGAGGVGLVAEAVGVRTGLPFGDYAYTGTLGAEVADVPVLVPLAWVMMAWPALAVARRLVGARGRVATVLVGAYALTAWDVFLDPQMVDAGHWTWADPTPALPGVEGIPLTNFAGWLVVSLVVVGLLDRLVPRSTDAPRDAVPLTIYLWTYFSSVLAHAVFFGRPPVALVGGVLMGLVAWPLVVTLLRERRR; from the coding sequence GTGAGCACCTCGAGCCGCGCGGCCCGCCTCACCGACCGGACCGTGCCGCGGACGCCGCCCCTGGCCCCGCGAGCCGTGCCGTGGCTGCTGGCCGCCGCCGGGGTCCTGGTCCAGATCGCCTTCCCGCTCACCGGCGGCGGCACGCTCGGCCTGACGGTGGCCAGCGTGGCGCTGTTCTCGGCCGCCGCGGTGGCCGACGCCGCGGTGCGCTTCGGGCCGGCGGTCGCCGCGTCCGTGCTGGTCGGGGCCGGCGGGGTCGGGCTGGTCGCGGAGGCCGTCGGGGTGCGCACGGGCCTCCCGTTCGGCGACTACGCCTACACCGGCACGCTCGGCGCGGAGGTCGCCGACGTCCCCGTGCTGGTGCCGCTGGCCTGGGTGATGATGGCCTGGCCCGCGCTGGCCGTGGCGCGCCGCCTGGTCGGGGCCCGCGGTCGGGTCGCCACGGTGCTGGTCGGGGCGTACGCGCTTACCGCCTGGGACGTCTTCCTGGACCCGCAGATGGTCGACGCCGGGCACTGGACCTGGGCGGACCCGACGCCGGCGCTGCCCGGGGTGGAGGGCATCCCGCTGACCAACTTCGCCGGCTGGCTGGTGGTCTCGCTGGTCGTCGTCGGGCTGCTGGACCGGCTGGTCCCGCGCAGCACCGACGCTCCCCGGGACGCCGTGCCGCTGACGATCTACCTGTGGACCTACTTCTCCTCCGTGCTCGCGCACGCGGTGTTCTTCGGCCGACCGCCGGTGGCGCTGGTCGGGGGCGTGCTGATGGGGCTGGTCGCGTGGCCGCTGGTCGTGACGCTGCTGCGCGAGCGGCGACGGTGA
- a CDS encoding lycopene cyclase domain-containing protein, with the protein MRELTYGAMLVFVLVATLPLEVLLGIRVYARARRLALVILCAGLPFAVWDVAATHAGHWRFDTTQTLGVVLPGGLPLEEWMFFVVVPLASVMTLEAVRAVRGWPVGDEPGQPDRTDRPAAEEGR; encoded by the coding sequence ATGCGGGAGCTCACGTACGGCGCGATGCTGGTGTTCGTGCTCGTCGCGACCCTGCCGCTGGAGGTGCTGCTCGGGATCCGGGTGTACGCCCGGGCCCGCCGGCTCGCGCTGGTGATCCTCTGCGCGGGGCTGCCGTTCGCGGTGTGGGACGTGGCGGCCACCCACGCCGGGCACTGGCGCTTCGACACCACGCAGACCCTGGGCGTCGTGCTGCCGGGCGGCCTGCCGCTGGAGGAGTGGATGTTCTTCGTGGTCGTGCCGCTGGCCTCGGTCATGACGCTCGAGGCCGTCCGCGCGGTGCGCGGGTGGCCGGTCGGCGACGAGCCGGGCCAGCCGGACCGGACGGACCGGCCCGCAGCGGAGGAGGGCCGGTGA
- a CDS encoding lycopene cyclase domain-containing protein has translation MTYTTAALLGVAVTVVLDLLVLRTRLLTRKAFWASYAIVVFFQLLTNEWLTSRGVVLYDEAAIWGPRIGHAPVEDLLFGFGLVVQSMAWWVWWGRRGVQATPGPGPSPALRRLAGRAGGRLTRPARRTPS, from the coding sequence GTGACGTACACCACCGCGGCGCTGCTCGGCGTCGCCGTCACGGTCGTCCTCGACCTCCTCGTGCTCCGGACGCGGCTGCTGACCCGCAAGGCGTTCTGGGCGTCGTACGCGATCGTGGTCTTCTTCCAGCTGCTCACCAACGAGTGGCTGACCTCGCGCGGTGTCGTGCTGTACGACGAGGCCGCGATCTGGGGCCCGCGGATCGGGCACGCGCCGGTCGAGGACCTCCTGTTCGGCTTCGGGCTGGTCGTGCAGTCGATGGCCTGGTGGGTCTGGTGGGGGCGTCGTGGCGTGCAGGCCACGCCGGGCCCGGGACCGTCCCCGGCGCTGCGGCGTCTCGCCGGCCGGGCGGGCGGGCGCCTCACGCGGCCCGCCAGGCGCACGCCGAGCTGA
- a CDS encoding metal-sensitive transcriptional regulator: MDEHQHGYLHEKDAYLKRLRRIEGQARGLQRMVEEETYCIDVLTQVAAMTKALEAFSLGLLSEHLHHCVVDAARAGDDDAARAKVDEAVAAITRLVKS; this comes from the coding sequence ATGGACGAGCACCAGCACGGCTACCTCCACGAGAAGGACGCGTACCTCAAGCGGCTGCGCCGCATCGAGGGCCAGGCCCGCGGCCTGCAGCGCATGGTCGAGGAGGAGACGTACTGCATCGACGTGCTGACCCAGGTCGCGGCGATGACCAAGGCCCTCGAGGCGTTCTCCCTCGGGCTGCTCTCCGAGCACCTCCACCACTGCGTCGTCGACGCCGCCCGCGCCGGTGACGACGACGCCGCGCGCGCCAAGGTCGACGAGGCCGTCGCCGCCATCACCCGGCTCGTGAAGTCCTGA
- a CDS encoding glycosyltransferase codes for MTPGRTAVRFGSALAVASLALTVDNLRRVRTPDPTARPAPEPVCVLLPVRDEERHVTGCVAALLATLDRYPGPARLVVLDDGSTDGTGRLLADLAARDARVEVVPGSPLPAGWLGKTWACHQLAQHAGDAAVLVFVDADVRLAPSALPATMALLRDAGLDLVCPYPRQQAEGVAERLVQPLLQWSWMSTLPLGLAETSPRPSLGAANGQLLAVDAGAYRRLGGHAAVRGDVLEDLALLRALKAVGGRGGVADGSAVATCRMYDGGRALREGYAKSLWTAFGSPAGGVAVVGLLVWAHVVPAVAALGGSRAGTVGYAAGVASRALVARRTGGRAGDALAHPVSVVALGLLVLDSLRGHRRGTLRWKGRLVSTAVVGP; via the coding sequence GTGACCCCCGGCCGTACGGCGGTGCGGTTCGGCAGCGCGTTGGCCGTGGCGTCGCTGGCGCTGACGGTCGACAACCTGCGTCGCGTGCGGACGCCCGACCCGACCGCGCGACCGGCGCCGGAGCCCGTCTGCGTGCTGCTGCCGGTGCGCGACGAGGAGCGCCACGTCACCGGCTGCGTGGCGGCGCTGCTGGCCACCCTGGACCGCTACCCCGGACCGGCCCGGCTGGTGGTGCTCGACGACGGGTCGACCGACGGCACCGGCCGGCTGCTGGCCGACCTCGCCGCGCGCGACGCCCGCGTCGAGGTGGTCCCCGGGTCGCCGCTGCCGGCCGGGTGGCTCGGCAAGACGTGGGCCTGCCACCAGCTCGCGCAGCACGCCGGGGACGCCGCGGTGCTGGTCTTCGTCGACGCCGACGTGCGGCTGGCGCCGTCCGCGCTGCCGGCGACCATGGCCCTGCTCCGCGACGCCGGGCTCGACCTGGTCTGCCCCTACCCGCGCCAGCAGGCGGAGGGGGTGGCCGAGCGGCTGGTGCAGCCGCTGCTGCAGTGGTCCTGGATGAGCACGCTGCCGCTCGGGCTCGCGGAGACCTCGCCCCGCCCCTCGCTGGGCGCCGCCAACGGCCAGCTCCTGGCCGTCGACGCCGGGGCGTACCGCCGGCTGGGCGGGCACGCCGCCGTCCGCGGCGACGTGCTCGAGGACCTCGCCCTGCTGCGCGCGCTCAAGGCCGTCGGGGGGCGCGGCGGGGTGGCGGACGGCAGCGCGGTGGCGACCTGCCGGATGTACGACGGCGGGCGCGCACTGCGCGAGGGCTACGCCAAGTCGCTGTGGACGGCCTTCGGCTCCCCCGCCGGCGGCGTCGCCGTCGTGGGGCTGCTCGTCTGGGCGCACGTCGTGCCGGCGGTGGCCGCGCTCGGCGGCTCGCGCGCCGGGACCGTGGGGTACGCCGCCGGCGTCGCCTCCCGGGCCCTGGTCGCGCGCCGCACCGGCGGGCGGGCCGGCGACGCCCTCGCGCACCCGGTCTCGGTCGTGGCGCTCGGCCTGCTGGTGCTGGACTCGCTTCGCGGCCACCGGCGCGGGACGCTGCGGTGGAAGGGCCGCCTGGTGTCGACGGCGGTGGTGGGCCCGTGA
- a CDS encoding YhjD/YihY/BrkB family envelope integrity protein — protein sequence MTRTAAAEGRGLVVGAGRRLSGRDLAGASATLTYYSAIAVVAWLLLVLWTTSWGIGADGAEERWARLRVLVPPDMGGRPAYDALVAAGTHLGVVGALVALFPASFYGEGMRRAATALVPDPHPPRLPAWRARALALAPVLVLPALAWPLLLVGDLLVPLAPEGGGGGAGDLVLRVVVGFTLLWLVLTVLLAWSFRVILPDPPRTWVTVVGGLATGAFLAGFLHGFQLFLSLPVDVGVPYGGLGVVGGVVAVGLWLFVLHTFLLLGWLATRALETRVARRARADGGGRA from the coding sequence GTGACGCGCACCGCCGCCGCCGAGGGCCGCGGCCTGGTCGTGGGCGCCGGGCGTCGGTTGTCCGGGCGGGACCTGGCCGGCGCCTCGGCCACGCTGACCTACTACTCGGCGATCGCCGTGGTCGCCTGGCTGCTGCTCGTGCTCTGGACCACGTCCTGGGGCATCGGCGCGGACGGCGCCGAGGAGCGGTGGGCGCGGCTGCGGGTGCTGGTGCCCCCGGACATGGGCGGACGCCCGGCGTACGACGCCCTGGTCGCCGCCGGCACCCACCTCGGCGTCGTCGGCGCGCTGGTCGCGCTGTTCCCGGCCTCGTTCTACGGCGAGGGGATGCGCCGCGCCGCCACCGCGCTCGTGCCGGACCCGCACCCGCCGCGGCTGCCGGCCTGGCGGGCGCGGGCGCTCGCGCTGGCGCCGGTGCTGGTGCTGCCCGCCCTGGCCTGGCCGCTGCTGCTGGTCGGCGACCTGCTCGTCCCGCTGGCGCCCGAGGGCGGCGGTGGCGGCGCCGGCGACCTGGTGCTGCGCGTCGTGGTCGGCTTCACCCTGCTCTGGCTGGTGCTGACCGTGCTGCTCGCGTGGTCGTTCCGGGTGATCCTGCCCGACCCGCCGCGCACCTGGGTCACGGTCGTCGGCGGGCTGGCCACCGGCGCGTTCCTGGCCGGGTTCCTGCACGGCTTCCAGCTCTTCCTGTCGCTCCCGGTCGACGTCGGGGTCCCGTACGGCGGGCTGGGCGTCGTCGGCGGCGTCGTGGCCGTCGGGCTGTGGCTCTTCGTGCTGCACACGTTCCTGCTCCTGGGCTGGCTGGCCACCCGGGCCCTCGAGACCCGCGTCGCGCGCCGCGCCCGGGCCGACGGCGGTGGTCGTGCGTGA
- a CDS encoding NUDIX hydrolase → MVSTPPRAVLAAGVVAFRAGRQVLVVHRPRYDDWSFPKGKVDPGEHVTATAVREAWEETGLHVRLGPQLADQRYAIAGGRPKVVSYWTGRAVGDDDVATYAANREIDEVAWVDLDKAEGLLTYPHDRTTLAQATGLRRRTAPIVVLRHGKARSRKAWRKDDRQRPLLALGTLQAERLVPVLSAYAVTRVVTSSSTRCLQTVTPFADTTGWEVEATDGLSEEGHTKGSVRRVVAAAREAAADGVGTVLCSHRPVLPQLLRELGLKDPQLAPGQLLVAHTRKGDVVAHEVQGVG, encoded by the coding sequence ATGGTCAGCACGCCCCCCCGCGCCGTCCTCGCCGCCGGCGTGGTGGCGTTCCGCGCGGGCCGCCAGGTGCTGGTGGTCCACCGCCCGCGCTACGACGACTGGTCCTTCCCCAAGGGCAAGGTCGACCCCGGCGAGCACGTCACCGCCACCGCCGTGCGCGAGGCCTGGGAGGAGACCGGGCTGCACGTCCGGCTCGGCCCGCAGCTGGCCGACCAGCGCTACGCCATCGCGGGCGGGCGGCCGAAGGTCGTCTCCTACTGGACCGGACGCGCCGTCGGCGACGACGACGTGGCCACCTACGCCGCGAACCGCGAGATCGACGAGGTCGCCTGGGTCGACCTCGACAAGGCCGAGGGCCTGCTGACCTACCCCCACGACCGCACGACGCTGGCGCAGGCGACCGGGCTGCGGCGGCGTACCGCACCCATCGTGGTGCTGCGCCACGGCAAGGCGCGCTCCCGCAAGGCGTGGCGCAAGGACGACCGCCAGCGCCCCCTGCTCGCGCTGGGCACGCTGCAGGCCGAGCGGCTGGTCCCGGTGCTGTCGGCCTACGCGGTGACCCGCGTCGTCACCTCCTCCAGCACCCGCTGCCTGCAGACCGTGACGCCCTTCGCCGACACGACCGGCTGGGAGGTCGAGGCCACCGACGGGCTCAGCGAGGAGGGGCACACCAAGGGCTCCGTACGCCGGGTGGTCGCCGCCGCGCGCGAGGCCGCGGCCGACGGCGTCGGGACCGTCCTCTGCTCCCACCGCCCGGTGCTGCCGCAGCTGCTGCGCGAGCTCGGGCTGAAGGACCCCCAGCTCGCCCCCGGGCAGCTGCTCGTCGCTCACACCCGCAAGGGCGACGTGGTCGCGCACGAGGTCCAGGGCGTCGGCTGA
- a CDS encoding heavy metal translocating P-type ATPase, protein MSTTDPELELAITGMTCASCAHRIERKLTRLDGVEATVNYATEKATVRHRVDVDPQLLLDTVAAAGYAASLPPPPGEQDGTDDAADAELALLRRRLVVASVLALPVVVMAMVPPAQLPGWQWLSLVLAAPVVTWAAWPFHRAAAVNARHGAATMDTLVSVGVLAATLWSLVALTVGTAGEIGMTHGFSLTAAGSDGLGNVYLEVATAVTAFLLAGRYVEKRAKRRAGAALRALLDLGAKDVAVLDEHGVEQRVPTDRLAPGTRFVVRPGEKVATDGEVVEGRSAVDASLVTGEPVPVEVVPGDTVVGGTISTSGRLVVRATRVGADTQLAQMARLVEQAQSGKADVQRLADRVAGVFVPAVLVLALLTLAGWLLLGGSATEAATAAVAVLIIACPCALGLATPTALLVGTGRGAQLGILIRGPEVLESTRRVDTVVLDKTGTVTTGVMSLVDVVAAPGEEVDDVRRLAAAVEAASGHPVARAVVAGSAAPLPPVTDFTSLEGLGVEGVVEGRAVVVGRPRLLAERGVDLPAALLAAVEAAEAAGRTAVVAAWDGRARGVLVVADTVKDGAAEAVASLRGLGLRPMLLTGDHARAARAVADEVGIEAGPDGAGVVAEVLPAEKLAAVRRLQQQGHVVAMVGDGVNDAAALAQADLGIALGTGTDVAIQAADLTLVRGDLRLAADAVRLSRRTLATIRGNLFWAFAYNVAALPVAAAGLLNPMIAGLAMALSSVFVVTNSLRLRRFR, encoded by the coding sequence ATGAGCACCACCGACCCCGAGCTCGAGCTGGCCATCACCGGGATGACCTGCGCCTCGTGCGCGCACCGGATCGAGCGCAAGCTCACCAGGCTCGACGGGGTCGAGGCGACGGTCAACTACGCGACCGAGAAGGCCACCGTGCGCCACCGCGTCGACGTCGACCCGCAGCTGCTGCTCGACACCGTGGCCGCCGCGGGCTACGCAGCGAGCCTGCCCCCGCCGCCCGGCGAGCAGGACGGGACGGACGACGCCGCCGATGCCGAGCTGGCCCTGCTGCGCCGCCGCCTCGTCGTGGCCTCGGTCCTGGCGCTGCCGGTCGTGGTGATGGCGATGGTGCCGCCCGCCCAGCTCCCCGGCTGGCAGTGGCTCTCGCTGGTGCTGGCGGCGCCGGTGGTCACCTGGGCGGCCTGGCCCTTCCACCGCGCCGCGGCCGTCAACGCCCGGCACGGCGCCGCCACCATGGACACCCTCGTCTCCGTCGGCGTGCTGGCCGCGACCCTCTGGTCGCTGGTCGCGCTGACGGTCGGCACCGCCGGCGAGATCGGGATGACGCACGGGTTCTCGCTGACCGCGGCCGGCTCCGACGGGCTGGGCAACGTCTACCTCGAGGTCGCCACCGCCGTCACCGCGTTCCTCCTCGCCGGGCGCTACGTCGAGAAGCGCGCCAAGCGCCGGGCCGGGGCCGCGCTGCGGGCCCTGCTCGACCTCGGCGCCAAGGACGTCGCCGTCCTCGACGAGCACGGTGTCGAGCAGCGCGTCCCCACCGACCGGCTGGCGCCCGGCACCCGCTTCGTGGTGCGCCCCGGCGAGAAGGTCGCCACCGACGGCGAGGTCGTCGAGGGCCGCTCCGCGGTGGACGCCTCGCTGGTCACCGGCGAGCCGGTGCCGGTCGAGGTCGTCCCCGGCGACACCGTGGTCGGCGGCACGATCAGCACCAGCGGGCGGCTGGTCGTCCGCGCCACCCGGGTCGGCGCCGACACCCAGCTGGCGCAGATGGCCCGGCTCGTCGAGCAGGCGCAGTCCGGCAAGGCCGACGTGCAGCGCCTCGCCGACCGCGTCGCAGGGGTCTTCGTCCCCGCGGTGCTCGTGCTGGCCCTGCTCACCCTGGCCGGCTGGCTGCTGCTCGGCGGGAGCGCCACCGAGGCCGCGACCGCGGCCGTCGCGGTGCTGATCATCGCCTGTCCCTGCGCGCTGGGCCTGGCCACGCCGACCGCGCTGCTGGTCGGCACGGGTCGCGGTGCTCAGCTCGGCATCCTGATCCGCGGGCCCGAGGTCCTCGAGAGCACCCGCCGCGTGGACACCGTCGTGCTCGACAAGACCGGCACCGTCACCACCGGCGTGATGAGCCTGGTCGACGTCGTCGCCGCGCCGGGGGAGGAGGTCGACGACGTGCGCCGGCTCGCCGCCGCCGTCGAGGCCGCCTCCGGGCACCCGGTCGCCCGTGCCGTCGTGGCCGGGTCGGCCGCACCGCTCCCGCCGGTCACCGACTTCACCTCCCTCGAGGGCCTCGGCGTGGAGGGCGTCGTCGAGGGCCGTGCCGTCGTCGTCGGCCGGCCGCGGCTGCTCGCCGAGCGTGGCGTCGACCTCCCCGCCGCGCTGCTGGCGGCCGTGGAGGCGGCGGAGGCGGCCGGGCGTACGGCCGTCGTGGCCGCCTGGGACGGCCGCGCGCGCGGCGTGCTCGTGGTGGCCGACACCGTCAAGGACGGCGCCGCCGAGGCGGTCGCGTCGCTGCGCGGGCTCGGGCTGCGCCCGATGCTGCTGACCGGCGACCACGCCCGCGCCGCGCGTGCCGTGGCCGACGAGGTCGGGATCGAGGCGGGCCCCGACGGCGCGGGCGTCGTCGCCGAGGTGCTGCCGGCCGAGAAGCTCGCCGCCGTCCGCCGCCTCCAGCAGCAGGGTCACGTGGTGGCGATGGTCGGCGACGGGGTCAACGACGCCGCCGCGCTGGCCCAGGCCGACCTCGGGATCGCGCTGGGCACCGGCACCGACGTCGCCATCCAGGCCGCGGACCTCACACTGGTGCGCGGCGACCTGCGCCTGGCGGCCGACGCCGTACGCCTGTCCCGCCGCACCCTGGCCACCATCCGGGGCAACCTGTTCTGGGCCTTCGCCTACAACGTCGCGGCGCTGCCGGTGGCTGCCGCCGGGCTGCTGAACCCGATGATCGCGGGGCTGGCGATGGCGCTGTCGTCGGTCTTCGTGGTCACCAACAGCCTGCGGCTGCGCCGCTTCCGCTGA
- a CDS encoding cold-shock protein — protein MAQGTVKWFNAEKGFGFIAQEDGGDDVFVHYSAIQTQGYKSLDENQRVEFDVTQGPKGPQAENVRPV, from the coding sequence ATGGCTCAGGGCACCGTGAAGTGGTTCAACGCCGAGAAGGGTTTCGGCTTCATTGCGCAGGAGGACGGCGGCGACGACGTCTTCGTGCACTACTCGGCGATTCAGACCCAGGGCTACAAGTCCCTGGACGAGAACCAGCGCGTCGAGTTCGACGTCACCCAGGGCCCCAAGGGCCCGCAGGCGGAGAACGTCCGCCCCGTCTGA
- a CDS encoding polyprenyl synthetase family protein, translating to MPRPRMAVRPRDLDPSAMAAVDALLRAHVAGRGRALAEVGPELGPVVDVLDDAVSGGKRLRAAFCLWGARAATGGDLVDGAVEAAAALELFHLAALVHDDVMDRSDDRRGRPTVHRAFADHHVAGGLGGDPAAYGSAVAVLVGDLCLTWSDDLAAEAVARAGAEGPAARAVWSRMRDQVLAGQYLDVLSHSRGISSAATSVRVLRYKSAKYTVEHPLALGATLGGAGHDVLDALASFGLAVGEAFQLRDDVLGVFGDPAVTGKPVVDDVREGKRTLLVAWAEEGASPGQRAALRRHLGDPEVDADGLAEVREVLVDTGALARVEARITELVGAAAADLATVPLDDGSRAALDGLSSACAWRAA from the coding sequence GTGCCCCGTCCCCGGATGGCCGTCCGGCCGCGCGACCTCGACCCGTCCGCCATGGCGGCCGTCGACGCGCTGCTGCGCGCCCACGTCGCCGGGCGGGGCCGGGCGCTGGCCGAGGTCGGTCCCGAGCTGGGCCCGGTGGTCGACGTCCTGGACGACGCGGTGAGCGGCGGCAAGCGGCTGCGGGCGGCCTTCTGCCTGTGGGGCGCCCGCGCGGCGACCGGCGGTGACCTCGTCGACGGCGCCGTGGAGGCGGCCGCGGCGCTGGAGCTCTTCCACCTCGCGGCGCTGGTCCACGACGACGTGATGGACCGCAGCGACGACCGTCGCGGCCGCCCGACCGTGCACCGCGCCTTCGCCGACCACCACGTCGCCGGCGGCCTGGGCGGCGACCCCGCGGCGTACGGCAGCGCGGTCGCCGTCCTGGTCGGCGACCTCTGCCTGACCTGGTCCGACGACCTCGCCGCCGAGGCCGTCGCGCGCGCCGGGGCCGAGGGCCCGGCCGCCCGCGCGGTGTGGTCGCGGATGCGCGACCAGGTGCTCGCCGGGCAGTACCTCGACGTCCTCTCCCACTCCCGCGGCATCAGCTCGGCGGCCACCTCGGTGCGGGTGCTGCGCTACAAGAGCGCGAAGTACACCGTCGAGCACCCGCTCGCCCTGGGCGCCACCCTGGGCGGCGCCGGCCACGACGTGCTCGACGCGCTGGCCTCGTTCGGCCTGGCCGTGGGCGAGGCGTTCCAGCTGCGCGACGACGTGCTCGGCGTCTTCGGCGACCCCGCCGTGACCGGCAAGCCGGTGGTCGACGACGTCCGCGAGGGCAAGCGGACGCTGCTGGTCGCCTGGGCCGAGGAGGGCGCCAGCCCCGGACAGCGCGCCGCCCTGCGCCGCCACCTCGGCGACCCCGAGGTCGACGCCGACGGCCTGGCCGAGGTCCGTGAGGTCCTGGTCGACACCGGCGCGCTGGCCCGGGTCGAGGCCCGGATCACCGAGCTGGTGGGCGCCGCGGCGGCCGACCTCGCCACCGTGCCGCTCGACGACGGGTCGCGCGCGGCGCTCGACGGCCTCAGCTCGGCGTGCGCCTGGCGGGCCGCGTGA